CACCACCCCACCTGCAAAAGAGCTTTTATGAAAGCCCAGTTCCACCACATAAGAGAAAAGTTAtgcttatatttttacattttttgagctAGTCAGGCTTATGATATTATGTCAAAATTATGAGGAAAAAGTCAAATAGGTGATAAAAGTCAGAATAATGAGAGTGtgaattaaagtgttttttttctttgtgtcatTCTATACAAATCATGATTATATAACATTTGAAATTGACAGTTTACATttctaatgtaatttttttattacatattaagtCTTAGTTatgatataaaacataaaatgtattacatactaaatcaaaattgtgagatactAAGCAATATATGACAAAAATCTTACCTATGTCCTATGAAATGTCAACTTTTAGTtgaaatttcataattattattaatccaGCATGATTTTTTCGGACATCCACATTgacaaacaatgtttttgttctacttttctaatttttttagttttgtcctTGAAGCATTTGTAATCCTTAAacttaaataatgtattttattattaagcacTGTGTAAAACTTTGTAAGTGTAATGAATGTCCCAACTTCtactaaactaaaacaatttcattcaaagaaagaaaacaacaaccgGTAAAGACAACATGACATGCACAGGCAATGCAAAGAAGTATCATCTCTGCAATGCAAAGGTCAGATCACATATCTGTCTTTCCTTTCctccctcacacacattcactgtGCGTTTGGACTGTCTAACAGAAATGCATCCCAGATGCCTGACTTGACAGCGAGCCTCACGTTCCACTTCCACCTAAGGCTTACCGTTAATtcatgcacaatttgcttttttaaagcCAGTTTTAATGTCTGTTGCAACCAAATAGACTGTAAAGCGAGATTCAGTTGCATTCAATTGACTGTCTTTCTGTGAACTGCAGGAATGTCCTTCTACAGGAAGGAGCTTCAGAGAAGAGCAGTGCTGGTCATTCAACTCTCAGGTTTACAATGGAAAAAATTACCACTGGAAACCTCTCTATCCTGGTATTAACCATTTAATTTTACGAAGCTGCGCTGTGAAGGTATCACTTACGTTAAAGCAATGAACTCTGTTTATATTCCTGTAGATGACTACGTTCATATCTCCAGTAATCCATGTGACTTGCACTGCACCACCTCTGATGGTCAAAGGCAGTTGATGGTACCTGCACGTGATGGAACATCTTGCAAGTACAGCAACTACAGGGGCGTGTGTGTCAACGGGAGATGTGAAGTAAGTGGCTCATATTGCTGTAAGATCGATTACTTTTCTTAGGCATGTGGCAAACTTATAAGCTGATGCGTACCTCCACAGCCCATTGGATGTGATGGCGTCCTCTTCTCCCCCAACACTCTGGATAAGTGTGGCGTATGTCAGGGGATGGCAGCAGCTGCAGTCGCATTACTGGGAACTTTCGCCGCGGGGCTTCTACTCTAGGTAATTTCGGTTCAGCGTTCGCTTAAATGGCATTCATATtcagtgattctgagtaaatccATATATTAAGTGAATTCTTTCTTCGAAGGTTATTCTTTCATAACTCAAATCcctgaaggatcatgggacaTCCAGATTATAGAGAGGAGGAAGTCTGCGGATATCCTGGGTGAGCAAACCTTTGAATGGCTTTCGTGTATGACAATGCTTATAGTGATTCATCTGCAATGTTACGTTTTCCATGACAGGAGAGACAAATCTGTGTAATAACTGTATAATAACCCACAATAACTGCCAAGTAATCAGTGTTGTTGATTTGTAAAACTTtgtcaaaaaagtttttgttgattaaaataacaatagatTTGATAAACATGAACTAGAAAAAACTTATGGCTATTTTTTGCTAATTATTGCTAATATTGTTATCATTAGGATTGCATAGGTGGATGTGTTCTACgaatttgaaaataacattttaactcTGCTCAGTGAAATGACTTGAACAAAGATTAGTTCATTTTGCTGAACGAGATCAAAAGAGAAATGCTCCAATCTTCCCATTATTATATCTCACCCTTGTTATTTTCCAGCTGTGACTGACCAAGCAGGGAACTTTTTCTTCAACGGAGCATATAAAGTGGACACCCCTCAGAACTTCCATGCAGCAGGGACCATTTTCAAATACCGGCGGCCTACTGATGTTTATGAGACGGGGATCGAGTACATCGTGGCAAAAGGGCCCATCGATCAGCCCATCAATGTTCTGGTACTGTAGCCGTGGTCCTCTCTTCGCCGCCAAGGGCTCATGGGTAATCTCACTGGATGGCTAACCATGGCTTTGACTTAGTGCAGGCCGAAGGTCTAATGGTTCACTCTGCATAAATGGTAATATTCTGATGCATTGTCCCAGGAGGAATGACTCAATTATTTCACTTCACTCTGGGTTTATGGGACAAATGCGAGATGACGCAGTATTTCAGAAACGGAAATATTGTATTCTGGACGTCTTTCGACCCCAGTGCCCTTGCATTGTCATGATTTTGTGCAGCATAAATATTAACTCTGGGAAAGAGCAGTCCAGAATGTTTGTTTCCTGCAAGTGTAAAATGAGATATTATCATAACATATTTCTCAGAATTTCCTCTTAATTGCTGGATATGTCTCTGTCTTGCCTTAAAGGTCTGGAACCAAAATGGCCAAAACCCTTATATCACCTATGAGTACACAGTGATGAGGGACTCTATGGCTGCTGTCTCCCAGCCCCCCATTTACACGGGCCCTCAAGGAGGATCCAGTCTGGTGTCTGTGGAAATTGGGAGTGTTTTACACCTTAATGAGAGCGTGCATGATAAGACAAGCACCGGCCCGCGAGCTGTGGAAGGACAAAAGCCTGGACAGGAAACTAATGAAGTGTATGAGACGGCTAACATTGACTGTAATCAGGATGCTAACACACAAGTCCAGTATACAGGTGAATATCTTAAAGTGCTCTGTATTTGTCTATACATTTCTGCCTGTTAACTGTTAACTGTTAACAGCGGCCATTGCTCCATTCTTTGACTGTTTCTGTCagtgtccttcagaaatcattctaatgtgcagATTTACTGATTCTGatatgcaaaaaattaaaaaaactttttaaaatttaccTTAAAATTACCCAGTATTTTTCCACCATATGCATTCACAGTATCTGAAGTAAGTGGAgaacagacaagacagagagtATTTGGTTCACTGAGCAATCATTAGTGAGTTAAAAGGCCTCTTTCTGCTGGCCCTATGGAGTCCTTTATAATGCATCAGCCACAGAAAAGATTAGCTAGAGATGATGAAAAATTCAGAGAGGCCTGACATTTTCCTTCCATGGAAGTCAGAGAATTATGACTATTTGTGTTTGCTGTTCCTCtgacattaataattataaatgaggTTGGGTGCCGTGATGAAGGTTGCATTATAACCTATGATACAGCATCGCCCATAAACTCTTAAATCCTCTTAAAGTAGTTACTATGAGCAGTGATTCACTTAAAACCCAGACTTTGTTTTAGTTTGGTACCAACCAAGTTTTTGGGATCTATTTCAGACGTACCTTAACAGCTACAGCCTTCAAGCTAAACAAAATCGAAtccttaatgaaaaaaaaaaaatctatcttttttgtttaatgagtTAAACCTTCTCTGTGTTAAAAGAGGGGAACTGCAGCTGGCCCAGTGGAGTAGGAGCCCCTGGCGTAGCACCAATCAGCAGACCTGCAGAGGACATGGTAAACTCTGAAAACCTCATCTGGAGAGTGCTGCTGGGCGAGCGGATTGGCTCAGACGGTGTTCTTGCAAACATCTCAACCAATCAGCTTCTTACTCGTAGAGATGGCTTGTCATCTGAAGGCCCACTGGAGTTAGACTACAGCAGTCTTGAACAAGCCGGTCTTAATGGCTCACTGCTTGAGTTCACCTTCGGGCAACGTCGAAATGACACAGGGGACTTCCTGTTCCTAAACAGAACTGTTACAACCATTTTGCGCAATCGCAGCAATCGCACGAGGTAAACATGATCATGTACATTACCGTTCaatgtttggggttggtaagaaaGTCTCTAATGCTTGCCAAGACATTTTTTtggctaaacatttttttacagttcaaaataacttttctgtttttatgtatcataaaatgtaatttatttctgtgatgcaaagccgACTTTTCAGCAGCCAGTAATCCAGTCtacagtgtcacacgatccttcagaaatctttctaatatgctgattcagtgctgaataaatattttttattattattgtcaatgCTGACAACTcactaatatttttgtagaaactaaGGTGTGTATTACATTATCTTTTATCAGTACATGGTTCAGAAGAACAATAGAAAtcctttgtaacattataaacatctttattCGGCTAAATTTTATGTGTCCGctctaaataaaaagtgttaaatttctttaaaaaaatcttactgaccccaaacttttgaatagtttattttataatatatactatgtatttgtatttatgataGCAAAATAATAACCAGACAGTAGGCTTTAATTACAGTATGTCTGATATGCTGCTTTCTGATCAATGGTGTTTTATGGGGAGGGACATTCTCATTCTAGAGGGCATCTGATTGGATAAAATTCTATATAGTGCAGCATGAACTATTAAAATTCCAATTCAAGACCAAAGCTAGAAAAGCCAGCATGCTGGTTTGTTAAGTGATGGCATAACGTAAAGTTACTATTCCAACTCTGCATTATGCAAAGCTAACAACAGCTAAATCACAATTTCAAATCTTCAAGTAGTCAGCTCATTAGTAGCTCTGGTTGCTTGTAGCTAGTAAGCTCAAGATCATGCCAGTGAACCAGCTGCTTTATCATGTTTTATCAGTTAGGTCTTTTGGCAGTCTCGAGTGCTAGGAGTAGGTCTTAGACCTCCACCCTGGCATGCCAAAGTCGTGCTGGACAGGCTCGGGTGGGACAGCCCTGCTCGTGGGAGAAAGGAATGTGCTGCAGACTCAAGCTCTGGCTTGGTTTTTTGTTAACGTTCTCTGAGACATTCAAAGAGCGCCGAGGGGAGACGGCCAAGCAGAGACTGGCGGGATTGCATTCCATCATATTTATAATTCATGCTGGGTTCCCTCCGCCACGTCCAAACACTGCATTACCAGCCCCTCTGCCAGAGATCATAAAGAACATCTCATGAAACGCCCTTACTCGTATCCGAAGGAGAAGAGAAAGATTCCAGGTGGGGAGAAGAAGAGAAGGCCTGAATGTAAGGAAGACGGACTGTCTGAGAAACATAATTCAAgatgttttgttatttgtggaaaaaaaagtccCATAGATCACTCGGGCACAGACTACGCTTGTCGCATCAGATAAATCCCAGGAATTTATCACGAGGAACAAATTTTATTTGGCTTCTGTCTAGTTGAGGGAATGCACTGTTTTCCAGCTTTAACATTAAGGTAATGAGTGTGACCAGGAATGGTAAAAATGTTAGTGGTTTTATGACTGGAGTGTCAGTTTGTGTCTCAGCATCAACAAACGTGAACGGCCTGCCTAATACACAATGCAGGTGGCTGAACTGTGGTCTAGTCTAAGATGCTCTGTTTTCTTTACTGCAGGAATAACCAAAGGCTCCTTCAGAAGAACAAACTGAGCGCTGCTGACATGTACCGCTGGAAGCTGTCCTCACAGGAGCCCTGCAGTATGACCTGCTCGATAGGTAACAGAGGAACTGAGTCTCTGTGCCTGCAAACATCCACACATAAACATTCTTCATACCCATGCATGTTTATGTTGGGTATACGTGTATACAGTGCTTTTTTCTCAAATAGGTGTGTCGAAATCACTTGCCATGTGTGTGCGGTATGATGGCATCGAAGTGGATGATGTTTATTGTGATGCTTTGACTCGACCAGAGCCAGTTCATGATTTCTGCATTGGCAGAGAATGCCAGCCAAGGTGCGTGTGCTGCAGGTGTCACAAAAATGCAAAGTATAGGAAAAGTATGGAGGCATGCAAAACGGACACAgaaatcatcatttactcactctcatatTATATTCAAAACCCATAAGAATTTGGTTGATCTTTAGAAGACAAATTCattcaaagacattttgaattaaattgaaattcaAGGTAACAAAAACCTAGAAAAAATCATAAAGGCATTGCAAAACAAATCCGTATGGACTGAGGGGGTTTAATTGGAGTGAAGAGATATGATTGCTTTATTTGATGAACAGATCCAgttcatgcttttatttacatctaATCAATGATTCACATGCACATACAGAACATACAGCATATCATGTATGATAAACACAGAAactcagttgtgtgtgtgtgtgtgtgtgtgtgtatgtgagtgatGCGTGAGAACCAATGTTTGCTCTATCATATGGTGCACGCACAAGCTTTTTTGTTTACCATGCAatttatgtatgtgcatatacaTTGTTTATATGTTTGGATTCATTTTAGGATGCTTCTATGGATACTTTTATAAGTTTGGGTAACCTGGTCTTTcatggttttactacaaatattttcattttgaagatTAACCAAAAGAGTTATGGGTTTACAATgacatgagtgtgagtaaaGGACAGAGTTTTCCTATTCGGGAGAACTAACACTTTGTTTCTAGAACATATCAATCCTTGGtcgcattttattaaattgttccCTCATTTTACCTCAGCTGtattgtacttatttattaactcattttaatttagctcaATAGTAAACATACTCACACCAGAGAACAACTTAGTACAATGTGGCCATGATTAACCTAAAATAAGGGAGCAAATTATTAAGTTGTGGAAAGAATTTCTAATATGTATCCACAATTACACCGTAGAGGGCTCGAATTGTAGAAAAGACAAGAAagttaaaattctgtcatcatttagtcaccctcatgtcattccaattGTTTTATGATGTCCTGTAAAAAGTGGTGCTTGACACAAAACTCTTATTGTGGACTTTATGTGTAGATGGGAGGCGAGCAGCTGGAGTGAGTGTTCTCGGACTTGTGGAGAAGGATTCCAGTTTCGTCTTGTGCGTTGCTGGAAGATGCTGGCTCCCGGCCTAGACAGCTCCGTGTACAGTGACCTCTGTATAGAGGCACAGCTAGAGCGCCCTCCAGAGCGCCGGGCCTGTAAGAGCCCCACTTGTGGCCCTCAGTGGGAGGTAGCTGAGTGGTCAGAGGTAGGTTAAGAGCtcgtttcatttaatttagtcaCGACCTGACCAGTCTAGGGTTGATAAGgcaaaaaacctaaaaattgacaaaaaaaacaaaaaaattaaatacactgaaaatctACAATAACACACTGTACACATCATATACTGTATTAAActtgagaaaaaataataatactttgaaaataaatatgatttacagTGACTCTCTTTGCTAGCTTTGACTAGTAAGCCTTCTGATCATCCAATCAAAGAACGAGTAAATGCAGACGTTAGATGGCCCTGAAGCTGTCAACTcgaaatctgattggttaacgCAATGTTTTCATTGCTACAGAAGCCTGCGCTGTTAATTCTGAAGGCCTTGAGCAGATTTCTATGACGCTGGCAACACGATTCCTGAAATATGATTGGATAAAAGCTCTTATAAAAACATACACTACTGGAAGCAGAGCAACCACGAGAAAAGCTGTGAAATTAAGAGAATAGACTATTGGAGATCATTTAATACACattcatggaaaaataaagtaaaactaagTCAGTGATCGTGTTTGGGCCAGCAGAGAAGGCTTTGCTGGCCCTGACAGCCCACCACTCAATATTATAAAAGGCTGGGAGTGTGGAGTGTATAAAAGTGGAGTGTTTCTGCATTTGTTCATTTGAAAACTGGTATGTTTGCACCATGTCAATGTTAACAAACTAATATAGTGAGGAGAACCTTGTTCTGTTTGTTGTGCAGTGTCCTGCTAAATGTGGTCGAAGGGGTCTGGTCACGCGAGAGGTCAGATGCTCAGAGGAAACCCATCCGTGTGATGAAGCAACTCACCCAGCCTCTACCAAAAACTGCACCGGGCCTCCATGTGAACGCCAGTGGACAGCGTCTGAGTGGGGACCGGTAAGTTTTGAAAGGCGCACATTACGTCTGAcagtttaaaaatctttaacattGCGTTTTAATCAAGCACAATgcaaaaaagagacatttaagTGATACTAATATGAAACAGCAAAGTGACAGGAAGTGCTAttctaaatgtcattttaatgaaaatacattggACATGACCCTGTTGGTggaacataaacataaatagcttaaataaataaacagataaatatcgccatatataaaaatactaggaaaaaaatattcaaaaatgtagttttcaaaAGAATCGCGTTgacctcaaaataaaacattatattttgccTGTCCACTGTTTTCTCGTTAGTCTGAATGGAAATGCAAATGTATCCTTTGCCACTAGATGCCGCTTTcggagcgttaaaagctcacaaaaacactgcttttaataaaatcgAGCGATCACCTGTGTCTTCAACTCTCTAAATTGGCGAATTGTATGTAATAAGTGTATATGCATGGATCGAGTTTATATGTATAAGGGAGTTTCTATAGGTGTATGcaagtttatatgtatattcaaCTGTCATAAGATGTATTGGTATGGATTTTATATCAGTGTGCACGCGtgtttcatgtatatattttgaacatcCCATAGTACACATCTATATGCGAGTATTTTGCAGGTGTATATGCACCTTTATAAGCCAAGTTTGATTTAAATCCTATTGTTGGAGCTGGTTAGAACgtgaagtattttatttttacagtgactGTCGTAGTTAAATCTGAGACAAGATATTGAAGTTTTCAAATGTTACAAATGTCCTTCTTCCATTTCTGCTCAGTGTTCTGGCAACTGCGGGCATGGAAAAACAGTGCGGCACGTGTATTGCAAAACACCGGAGGGCCGAGTGGTACCTGAGTCTCAGTGCTCACCCGAGAACAAACCTCTGGCCGTTCATCCCTGCGGAGACAATGAATGCCCTCCACACTGGCTGGCCCAAGACTGGGAGAGGGTGAAGATGGCacttaaatgtttgaaaaatgaataatttgccattttttcccccagtaATCATTTTTTCTGCCTTCTAGTGCAACACAACATGTGGACGCGGTGTGAAGAGAAGGACCGTGCTGTGTGTCGGCATCACAGGTGGGAAGGTCCAGATCAACGACGGTGAGGAATGTGACGGCAGCAAGCAACCAGTCGATGAGGACACCTGCTTTGAGAGGCCTTGTTTCAAGTGGTACACAACGCCATGGTCTGAGGTGaaacatttaatcatatatttatgCCACAAACAACCAGTGTTCATAAGTCAAACCGCTGCCTATGTAGGCGTTTACAGTAAGCTAAGTGAGTTTCCTAGGTTTTAAGATAAGGTTTTTCTCTTGGGCCTTTCTTTCAGTCTCCAGTGAAGGATTCTAAGTGTAACTgacttttctttctcctttcttGTGCTCAAATGTTTCTCAGTGCACCAAGACTTGTGGTGTCGGCGTGCGAATGAGAGACGTGAAGTGTTATGAAGGAAGAGAGCTTGTTCGTGGATGTGACCCTTTGACCAAACCTGTTAACAAGCAGACCTGTGCACTTCAGCCCTGCCCCACCGAACCCCCAGGTGTGCCttaaactgaaaattctgtcattattttcacaacacacacacacacacacacacacacacacacacatatatatatgtgtgtgtgtgtgtgtatgtatatgtatgtgatcttttaataaaaagtaaaacaaaatattatttattcaaaatataaatgtattgtaacaATATACGCTACCCACTCCCATGGGGTCAGTACTAAAGGAAATCAATAGTTGTTGAGCAAGGATATATTCAATGGTTAAATTGCTAAAAGAGTGACAGTAAAGGCTGGTATATAACAAAAGATGActattttgaacaaatgctgttctttttaacttttctttCGTGAGACAATcctaaaaatacaataacatgtccaaaaaaaacaacctccaaaaccaaacaaaaatcaGACAACAACTGTTTCCAGTATTGATAATAAAtctgtatattagaatgatttcagaaaaatcatgtgacattgaagactggagtaacgactgctgaaaattcagattttccatcaaaggaataaattacattttaaattatgttatttttaaattctaataatatttgacaatattatattttttactgtatatttagtaataataaataaatacaacctttAGAggataatagattttttttttatcccaaacatttgaatgttttatagtttaaagcatttttaagtcACATGACGTGGCAGTTGTCAGCAATGTGTCTTTTTCAGTCCttgttattgcatttattatatttataattttatacatatttggAACAAAATGACGGCAGAATTTTTGGGTTTGCTATCCATATAATGTAACTATAATTTGACATACAACAGTTGCCGAATGTGTATAGAAACGATAAATAACACGTATTTAAACTCCTTTAATGCTTCCGCAGATGAAAACTGCCAGGATCGTCCCACCACCAACTGCTCGCTGGCTCTGAAGGTGAATCTGTGCAGTCACTGGTATTACAGCAAGGCCTGTTGCCATTCTTGCCGCAATCTTCGAGCTTCCTAGCTGGTCTCCTCCGCTCAACTTTTCATCTGTTCATGTTGTCTGCAATGTGCCCGTTCGAGGATCGCAGCAAGGGAAATCCGAATCggtttttgtttatatcttAAGCTAGCTCCGTAAAACTGCGTTACTGTCAGCATTACAAAAATGATACCTACTTCATGACAATGTCCTGTGATTGTGGGATACAGTAAGGAAATATTAAGTTATTTGATTATTGCTCAGAGGATTATATTGCATGtcttaaaagtatttattattcatcagGTTTTATTGGACATTTATTATGTGGCAGTGGCGGAGGTGGATACTGAATGTTACCTCTGGCTGAAGATGGCTGATTTAGTACTGTACATCCAAACACAGGCTGAGCCTCAAGCCACTGCTGGCTCTTACGCTCTACTGTTTACTTTATCCGGTTTAACTATTGCTGGACCTAGGCTTATGTTAATTTATTGGTCACAGCGGTAGTTTTATTGGGTTCTCTCATTCTGTATGTAtcccatttttgtttcattcatttgatttttgatGGACAGTGGATTTAGAAGAGCTTGACATACCCGAGTCATTTTATCCTTGTCATTGAGTGAGTCCTGACACTTGAACGTGCTATGGTTGAAAATGTATCTGATTCACGTATTGTTTCACTAAGACACACTTAACCAAATGTATTGTACTACCTTACCTCAAGTACAAAAGGCGATCAAATGTAAGTCGTTTGATTTTCTTGTAGAAAAACGTTTGTGTACctctcaaaatattataaataataaatattatactcgaatgaaataattttttggttgaagttttaatataatatggtGAATAAGGTGtacatcagtgttattttagtattattggTATACgattttgttgatgttttatatttaattttatagtttgttttcatcttctgaaatgttttggtaatttttttgacatgaatatgtttatatattaggATTTTGAACTTTAGTTACGGTtaattataatgctttattataGCATATTTATGAATgcgtttattatgcattatacatatcatattaagatttttaagcattactgatttatttatccccagtgcaaattacatttatttagattataaatCGTAATCAGTTTTAGGGAGTCAGAAAGTGTAGTTAAGAATCAAATGCATAATTGCCAtcatacataacacacaaagacacaattTCTCTTGTTTGGTGTTTTAATTGaccaattatattttttttctgcacaagAACCCGCTGGCCAGCAAACAACACGTGCTGTTAAATATGTCCACTTATCACACCGTAAGAGCTTGAAATCAGTCACAAAATCCTCACACAGTCGATATTaacaaatattgcatttatcaacaaataaaaaagataaaagacaaTAACAGCTCATTATTCTGGTGACTTCAGATCAAAATCAACGCAGACTGAGTGGCACTACACACCGAAAGATGAGAATGCAGAGAATTATAAAACCCGTCAGTTAAATAGATTACACAAACTTCACAATCCTACATGTAAAACTATGACTGCAGGTGGCATTATCatttcacaaattaaatatactatACATCCACACCATTTCATCATACCAAATACACGTTTTCATCATCTACTTCACTACAGCAGTAAATATCTGtgatagacaaaaaaaaactgtgaaatatcaaaatgttaCTCTTCGGTTCTCACGCCCTTGAAAAGCCCTATtagttacatatatatgtaataatgacatatataaataataaagcaaatatgttttattacacACTGTCAAAAAAGTACGTAAatagaatatgaatatgaattatcGATTTTTGACATgtgtttcatttgtattttgaatattgGATTGCATTTTAGGGTTAAAAGATACAGCGAATTATTAGGTTTTTATAattaacgtaaaaaaaaaaattaaaataaagctaaaaccaaaactataaaaaacatggtttgaaatacaaataaataataattttaaaaaaacatataatattatataaataataaattacaataacaatTCTCATTTAGATTTTGTCAACTTGATGTACTTatctaaaaaaggaaaaggtaaaaagaaataaaaataatacatttattaatttggcaGACGCATTTATCCAAACCAACTTACAATTGAGGAATACAACAAACGATTTTCTCATAAGATGGAAATAAACAGAAGTGCCTGTTATACAAGTTGTCAGTCATTGTTCAGAGTAGTAAAAGCTGTAGGACAAGAAGGGATGAGTATagaaagagaacagaaagagttcttttctattaaaaataaaaataaaaatggaaaatataaaaatgaaatactaatactaaaatcACACTGGTGCGTGACCATCTTTTTGAGTACATCAATGAACGAATGAATGGAGATGATGTATAAAGCGTCGGCTACAGAAAGCAgcataatgaaagtgaatgacAGAATACTTCAGGTGAACGCGAGGTGCTACACGTCGGTGCTGATGCTGTGATGCGTCAGCACTTCCTGCATGGTGACCGAGCGGATGAGGTTGAGTTTGTGGAAGCTGGGCGTCTCCATTGGCAGGTCTAACTCCTCCTGCTGCAGAGTCCTGTAGCTGATCCTGCCGCCTCCGTTA
This genomic interval from Puntigrus tetrazona isolate hp1 chromosome 5, ASM1883169v1, whole genome shotgun sequence contains the following:
- the adamtsl2 gene encoding LOW QUALITY PROTEIN: ADAMTS-like protein 2 (The sequence of the model RefSeq protein was modified relative to this genomic sequence to represent the inferred CDS: inserted 2 bases in 2 codons); the encoded protein is MSLAPAGKVFSCRRSQALPLSSCXGLKERKREGGGEEGGEEGCRSTPYPLYKAHPQNTPLESTYSVSFLQIFIPCRMRIWSRAQYVESSLVLLGLVTLALSLGNLSSRGQEEGAASNSLEDGLEVITYWWGEWTKWTACTRTCGGGVMSQERHCLQQRKKTTTGKDNMTCTGNAKKYHLCNAKECPSTGRSFREEQCWSFNSQVYNGKNYHWKPLYPDDYVHISSNPCDLHCTTSDGQRQLMVPARDGTSCKYSNYRGVCVNGRCEPIGCDGVLFSPNTLDKCGVCXGDGSSCSRITGNFRRGASTLGYSFITQIPEGSWDIQIIERRKSADILAVTDQAGNFFFNGAYKVDTPQNFHAAGTIFKYRRPTDVYETGIEYIVAKGPIDQPINVLVWNQNGQNPYITYEYTVMRDSMAAVSQPPIYTGPQGGSSLVSVEIGSVLHLNESVHDKTSTGPRAVEGQKPGQETNEVYETANIDCNQDANTQVQYTEGNCSWPSGVGAPGVAPISRPAEDMVNSENLIWRVLLGERIGSDGVLANISTNQLLTRRDGLSSEGPLELDYSSLEQAGLNGSLLEFTFGQRRNDTGDFLFLNRTVTTILRNRSNRTRNNQRLLQKNKLSAADMYRWKLSSQEPCSMTCSIGVSKSLAMCVRYDGIEVDDVYCDALTRPEPVHDFCIGRECQPRWEASSWSECSRTCGEGFQFRLVRCWKMLAPGLDSSVYSDLCIEAQLERPPERRACKSPTCGPQWEVAEWSECPAKCGRRGLVTREVRCSEETHPCDEATHPASTKNCTGPPCERQWTASEWGPCSGNCGHGKTVRHVYCKTPEGRVVPESQCSPENKPLAVHPCGDNECPPHWLAQDWERCNTTCGRGVKRRTVLCVGITGGKVQINDGEECDGSKQPVDEDTCFERPCFKWYTTPWSECTKTCGVGVRMRDVKCYEGRELVRGCDPLTKPVNKQTCALQPCPTEPPDENCQDRPTTNCSLALKVNLCSHWYYSKACCHSCRNLRAS